In the genome of Sorangium aterium, one region contains:
- a CDS encoding sigma-54-dependent transcriptional regulator translates to MPRGHVLVLDDERAILTTLQKALSLEGYTVDVAGGVGVAEEKLAKRSYDIALFDVSLPDGDGVELLQRIRVAGSELPVVMMSGHATVDAAVRATRLGAIDFLEKPLSTDRLLLVLENTLRLVRAEAEAKALRTQTGQVGELIGESRAMLDLREQIARAAKATATVFVTGERGTGKELVARAIHGASKRARGPLEKMNCAAVPSELIESEMFGHEAGAFTGATKQRRGKFERASGGTLFLDEVGDMPLAMQAKLLRVLQEREIERVGGHETIKVDVRVVAATNRDIEAACREGQFRPDLYDRLNVLPLSLPPLRARREDVPLLARHFLALATQANDRPGMAFTDGGMSMLVAYSFPGNVRELRNIIERLVILTPDETIDEGDVKVCLGGQQAAMKGGLFRPGVPFRVLAEEAERTILEEALGHHGGQMAATARGLGLERSHLYKKFKALGLRGDKGEAEDE, encoded by the coding sequence ATGCCGCGCGGACATGTGCTGGTGCTCGACGACGAGCGGGCGATCTTGACGACCCTCCAGAAGGCCCTGTCGCTCGAGGGCTACACGGTCGACGTCGCCGGCGGCGTCGGGGTGGCCGAGGAGAAGCTCGCGAAGCGGAGCTACGACATCGCGCTCTTCGACGTCTCGCTGCCCGACGGTGACGGCGTGGAGCTGCTCCAGCGGATACGCGTCGCCGGCTCGGAGCTGCCCGTCGTGATGATGAGCGGCCACGCGACGGTCGACGCCGCCGTCCGCGCGACGCGGCTCGGGGCGATCGACTTCCTGGAGAAGCCGCTCTCGACCGACCGGCTGCTGCTCGTGCTCGAGAACACCCTGCGCCTCGTCCGCGCCGAGGCCGAGGCGAAGGCGCTGCGAACGCAGACCGGCCAGGTCGGCGAGCTCATCGGAGAGAGCCGCGCGATGCTCGACCTGCGCGAGCAGATCGCGCGCGCGGCGAAGGCGACCGCGACGGTCTTCGTGACGGGCGAGCGCGGCACCGGCAAGGAGCTCGTCGCGCGCGCGATCCACGGTGCGTCGAAGCGGGCGCGCGGGCCGCTCGAGAAGATGAACTGCGCCGCGGTCCCGAGCGAGCTCATCGAGAGCGAGATGTTCGGGCACGAGGCTGGCGCGTTCACGGGCGCCACGAAGCAGCGGCGAGGGAAGTTCGAGCGCGCGAGCGGCGGGACGCTGTTCCTCGACGAGGTCGGGGACATGCCGCTCGCGATGCAGGCGAAGCTGCTCAGGGTGCTCCAGGAGCGGGAGATCGAGCGCGTGGGCGGGCACGAGACGATCAAGGTCGACGTGCGCGTGGTGGCGGCGACGAACCGCGACATCGAGGCGGCGTGCCGGGAGGGGCAGTTCCGGCCGGATCTCTACGATCGGCTGAACGTGCTGCCGCTGTCGCTGCCGCCGCTCCGCGCGCGGCGCGAGGACGTGCCGCTGCTCGCGCGGCACTTCCTCGCGCTCGCGACGCAGGCGAACGATCGGCCCGGGATGGCGTTCACGGACGGCGGGATGAGCATGCTGGTCGCCTACAGCTTCCCGGGGAACGTGCGGGAGCTGCGCAACATCATCGAGCGGCTGGTGATCCTGACGCCGGACGAGACGATCGACGAGGGCGACGTGAAGGTCTGCCTCGGGGGGCAGCAGGCTGCGATGAAGGGCGGGCTCTTCCGGCCGGGGGTGCCGTTCCGGGTGCTCGCGGAGGAGGCGGAGCGGACCATCCTGGAGGAGGCGCTCGGCCATCATGGAGGGCAGATGGCCGCGACGGCCCGCGGGCTCGGGCTCGAGCGGAGCCACCTGTACAAGAAGTTCAAGGCGCTCGGGCTGCGGGGGGACAAAGGCGAGGCGGAGGACGAGTAG